TGCTTTGCTTGTTTCGGCAATGTTGTTTGCTTATGAGCAGTGGTTAATACGCAATAGAGAGCGTGACCCATGCTTCAAGGCGTTCTTGCATAACAACTATGTGGGCATGGTGATTTTTGCAGGGATTGCTGCCCAGTATTGGGCAGCTTAAAAGCGCTTTCGTTGTTTTGCTTGTGACAATCAATTAGTCAGCATGCAGATACCTCACCTGATTCACTCGCTGTGAGAATCCGGGTGATACCAGAGTCAGAATCTCTCTTTGCAGTTTTGCACTGACATCATTCGGTTTTAACCAACCGTCGTCATCTTCGGCAATAATGCCATTATCCCTTGAAGCTGCGATGAAAGTGTTTAGCACGTTTTTGTCGTAGAACTCTGGAGCGCTAATGCCATGTAGCATGGACATACGCTCAGCAACCATTTGGCTGTTCTTTTCCAAATCGGCGCGAGTAATGCGATCGACATTTTCAATTTGGCTAAGTACCAGTGCGTATCGTTGCAAGGTTTCCTGAATAACCCTGTTCAACAGCCACAGGGTATACTTGGCATCGCCTTTATCATCGTTGTTGTGCCTTGGTTCTGGTTCGACGAGCTTACCTTCTTGTTCCGCTAACAGGCCAATCTTAAGCATGCTGTTAATCAGGCTTTCAGTGTATTCGGCAGCTTCTTCGTCACTCTTGTACATGAACAATTCACGTTTCAGGAGTGGATAAAGTAGCTTAACCAGCGAAGTCAGTTCATCACGGTCACAGCCTCGCTTGCCTATTACGATAGCCGCAATCAAGCTTGGGATGGCAAACATATGCAAGATGTTATTACGATAGTAAGTCAGAGCAATGGCCACTCGGCGATCCAGCGAGAAGATAGAACCGAATTTGTCTTCAATTACCGTAAACTTGCCCAGTTTCATGGTGCTTTCTAAAAGAGCTGAGGCATCGGTATCTGGAACGGTAGCATCAATGCTGTACGGAGCCATATGTTGCAAATCCAGTAGTGTTTGCATGCTGAACAGCAACTCTTCTTTCGCTAGCGTGTGCTTCTTGGCGCATAACAAGCATAGTGAAGCCAAAGTCATTCCGTTGATCGCTGACGCACTATTGATACGTTCCAGTATGTCCACACCGAGTTGATTCACGGTTGGGGTTAACCAGCTTGGTTTCTTACCTTGCTCGGCTTTACTTCTGTCTTCGCGCCAACTTGGGGCATTTTCATCCAGATATTGAGACAAATGGATAGGTTGCCCAAAATTCAGGTAGCCATGACCATAATTCTTCAGGTTGCGAATAGCGGAAAAGATCTGGAAAAAGGATTCTTTCTGTTTGGTGCTGCCTTTCAGTTCTTTAAGGTAACTGCCGACTTCCATAACGTGCTCATAGCCAATATAAACAGGCACTATGCTGATGGGACGGTTAATGCCTTTTAATAGCGCTTGAACCGTCATGGCTAACATACCTGTTTTAGGTGGGAGCAGTCTGCCGGTGCGGCTTCTGCCGCCTTCAGCATAGTATTTCACTGCGTAACCACGAGCGAAAAGCTGCTCCAGATATTCTCTGAACACTGCTGTATACAGTTTGTTGCCTTTAAAAGAGCGGCGAATAAAAAAAGCGCCGCCTTTTCGGAATAATCCGCCAATAGGCCAGAAGTTAAGATTAATACCTGCGGCAATGTACGGCGTCATTAGTCCTTCATTGTAGATGACATAGGTTAGTAGCAGATAATCCATGTGGCTTCGATGGCAGGGAACATAAATGATTTCATGTCCATTTTGCGCAAGTTCGCGCACTTTCTCGGCATGTTCGACATTTATGCCGTTATAAATCTTGTTCCAGACTTTGGTGAGTAAGCGGTATGCCAAACGAATGGCCGTGGAATTACGGTCAGCGGCAATCTCTTCAATGTATTTTTGCGCTTGTTCCTTGGCTTTTTCCAAAGAGATATTTTTGCTTTTGGCTTCGTCGTTGATGGCATTTTTAACCGCATCTGCGCCCAATACACCGTTGAACAGCTGGGCTCTCTGCAACATGCTGGGGCCAGTGATAGACTGCTGACGACGGAAAAAGTGGGTGCGTGCCAAGCGGATAAGTTTGTGTGCCAGTTGTTCGTCGGTATCTGATTCTTTCAGATTGGTCATTTCACGAGAAGAAACTGCGCGGCTAAAGCCGACAATATTGTCACGTCCGAGGAACAGGATAATAAAGAATTTACGGAACCAGCCTGGGGAACTGCGATCGGTGAGAAGATCTGTCCAGCTTTTGCTGGCTTTGCCGGGTTCGCGACCCCAAAAAATGGAAACCGGGACAATTTGAATGTCTAAATCTTTGTCTTCACGGTGCAGTTTAAACATTTCTGTGCTGCTACGAGCAATGTCTGTCACTTTGCGTTTATTACTGAAGAGTGAACGAGGTCGCTCGACAAAAAGTGTTGCAGGGTGTTCTTGCCCGGCTATCTCGATTTTTTTGAAAGGATTGGGTAAGCCCAATCTTTCGGTCGTCATTTCCAGCGCTATCAGATCCGTCGCTGAGTGCGTTTTTAACAGGTAAATAATCGGCTTATCTTTAGATATCCCCAGCTCGCCTTCTATATCATTCGGCGTGTAGCTTGATGTGAGCAGCCAACGTGTCGGGTACTTGATTATTTTTAACAGTATGTTTCGGAAATCCAACATTCAAGAGAACCTGTGTTATGAAGTGGCGGGATAATAGCATGATGATTGCGTTTTTTCCCTAATTTGCCTCAATTTGGGGCATGCCTTGATTTGTAACAATGCTTAATCGCTTTAACAATAAAACGACTTCTTACGTTGCATATCTGAAGAAAGGGAAATTTTAGGTTTGTAATATTTTTTTTGCTGTATATACTACCAGTAAAACTGTATGGAATAACAGGCTGTTTATGCGTCCACTAACTCCACGTCAAGAGCAAGTATTAGAACTGATTAAGCACACCATTTCAGACACTGGAATGCCGCCCACTCGTGCCGAAATAGCACGACAGTTAGGCTTTCGTTCCGCCAATGCGGCAGAAGAGCATTTGAAAGCGTTGGCAAGAAAAGGGGTAATCGAAGTATTACCAGGTACGTCTCGAGGCATTAAATTAAATGTGCCATTGGACGAACCGGCTGAGGAGGAAGGCTTGCCATTGATTGGACGAGTTGCTGCTGGTGAACCCATTCTGGCGCAAGAGCATATTGAATCTCACTATCAGGTTGATCCTAATTTCTTCCATCCCCATGCCGATTATTTATTGCGCGTTTATGGCGAGAGTATGAAGGATATCGGCATTATGGATGGTGATTTGCTTGCGGTGCATCGAACCAAAGATGTGCGTAATGGTCAGGTTGTTGTGGCGAGAGTTGAAGATGATGTGACCGTTAAGCGTATTGAGCGTAACGGTAGTCAGGTTATCTTGCATGCCGAGAATGCGGATTTCAGCCCTATTAAGGTGGATTTAACTTCTCAACCTTTCGAAATTGAAGGCTTGGCTGTGGGTGTAGTTCGCAACAATTCTATGATGTAACGCTTTTTTTACATTTTTTGTTCTGGGCTTATTGTTATTTTTAGAGCGGTAAGCCCAGGTTGAAAAAACCACCATTATCCTTGCCATTTTCTTTTGCTTTTACGCCTATCGCACTCATCATTTTTTCATTGCTAATTAGCGTTGAATCTTTTTTGTTTTTTATATCCCTCTAAAATAAAGGGTTTTGAAGCCGTCGATTTTTAGCATAAGGCGATTTTCTTCTTTGCACCATTTATTGCCGCTCTCCTTCTTATTTGCCTAAAAGTTGCTCCAAATGGATCTTTTTTGTAATTTTAATCACTTTAAATGCGCAATATATTAACTTGAGACTTGATCTGAGCGCCAAAAATACTCACCATTGGCGTCCTTGCAGCTTTAGGCATCGTTTTGCATGCTTTTTAGTCACTTTTTGAGGTTCACCTCGCTGTTAAGAGTCACTAAATAAAAGCGCAGGAGACGTTTAGTAACCGTGGTGTTACTGCAAGTGTTGTAATAAAAAATTCATGTTGGGGAATTTTTGCATCGGAATTGTTTATTTCTTGCCATTTATTAACACCTTGATTACATTACGAAACAATTTGTTTAACAAATTAGAATAAATTTGACCTGAGAAGGCTTCGACGGTCAGCGCAACTGCTTTTTAATTAAGACTGCTTTTTAATAGATGGAGGAAAGCTCTGGTGCATAAAATAATAACCACCTTGCTAGCTGCAGTAACCAGCTTGCTTATCTTTCCGGTTATGGCTGCGGGTGATTCACACCCTGATGCTTACCAGTTAAACCTAAGAGAGGGTGTGACAGACATCAGTGCACAGGTCTATGACTTACATATGACCATTTTAATTATATGTGCGCTTATCGGTGTTGCCGTATTCGGCGTCATGCTTTATTCCACAATTTTTCATCGTAAGTCTCTAGGTGTAAAGCCTGCGACTTTTCATGAAAGTGTAAAAGTGGAAATTGCATGGACTGTGGCTCCTTTTGTGATTTTGATTTTCATGGCGATTCCCGCTGCGAAAACCCTAATCGCTATGGAAGACACTTCAGCTCCTGATGTGTCGATTCTGGTAACCGGTTCTCAGTGGAAGTGGCATTATAAATATATGGATAACGACGTAGAGTATTACTCTGTGTTGGCCACACAACGTGAACAAATTCATAATAAATTCGATAAAGGCGAGAACTACCTGTTAGAGGTTGATCGTCCTTTGGTTATTCCTACAGGTAAGAAAGTTCGTTTCTTGATGACCTCTGACGATGTTATCCATTCATGGTGGGTTCCTGACTTCGCGGTTAAGAAAGATGCTAACCCTGGCTTTATTAATGAAGCGTGGACCAAGGTAAACCAACCAGGTATTTATCGTGGTCAATGTGCTGAGTTGTGCGGTAAAGATCATGGTTTCATGCCTGTCGTTGTTGTTGCTAAAGAGCCTGCTGAATATGAAGCATGGATTTCTGAGCAAGAAGCAATTCAGAAGAAAGCTAAAGAAGAAGAACAAAAACTACTTGCCATGAATATGAGCATGGATGAGTTGATGTCGGTTGGTGAACGGGTTTATCAATCAGCATGCGCAGCTTGTCATATGCCTAATGGTGAAGGTTTGCCTGGGGTGTTCCCTGCTCTTAAAGGTAGCCAAATTGCATTGCATGATATGCCAAAACATATCGACGTTGTTGTAAACGGCGTTTCGGGTACTGCGATGCCTTCTTTTGCGAAACAATTGTCGTTGAAAGAATTGGCTGCAGTTATCACTTATGAACGTAATGCTTGGGGTAACAGCACTGGTGATACCGTTCAAGCGAAAGACGTTAACGCTGTCATTAATGGCAATTAAGAGAGGTTGGCAATGAGTACTGTAGTTGAAGATTTACATCACGATGATCACCATCATCATGCGCCAACGGGTATTAAGCGTTGGCTCTATACTACGAACCATAAAGACATCGGTACTATGTACCTATGGTTCGCATTCATCATGTTTTTGGTTGGCGGCGCAATGGCAATGGTTATTCGTGCCGAGCTATTCCAACCGGGTTTGCAAATTGTAGAACCAAACTTCTTTAACCAGATGACCACCGTTCATGGTCTGATCATGGTTTTTGGTGCGGTAATGCCGGCTTTCACCGGGCTTGCTAACTGGATGGTGCCACTAATGATTGGCGCGCCAGATATGGCTTTGCCTCGAATGAACAACTGGAGCTTCTGGATCTTGCCATTCGCATTTTCAGTTTTGATTGCTTCTTTGTTCCTTGAAGGTGGTGGTCCTAACTTCGGTTGGACTTTCTATGCACCTTTGTCCACAACGTATAGTAATGATTCAACAGCGCTGTTTGTGTTCTCGGTTCATATTATGGGTGCGAGTTCTATCATGGGTGCTATCAACGTTATCGTTACTATTTTCAACATGCGTGCCCCTGGCATGACATTGATGAAAATGCCACTGTTTGTCTGGACATGGTTGATCACTGCATTCTTGTTGATTGCGGTAATGCCAGTATTAGCCGGCGCAGTGACCATGGTATTGACTGATAAATACTTCGGAACCAGCTTCTTTGACGCTGCTGGTGGTGGTGACCCGGTTATGTTCCAGCATATTTTCTGGTTCTTCGGTCATCCAGAGGTGTACATCATGATCTTGCCAGCTTTTGGTGTTATTTCTCAAATCGTTCCTACGTTCTCTCGTAAGAAGCTGTTTGGTTATGCATCAATGGTTTACGCAACGGCCTCAATTGCATTGTTGTCATTCATCGTTTGGGCTCACCACATGTTTACCACTGGTATGCCATTGTTCGGTGAAATGTTCTTCATGATCGCAACCATGTTGATTTCTGTCCCAACGGGCGTAAAAGTATTCAACTGGGTTGCAACCATGTGGCGCGGCGCGATTTCATTTGAAATGCCAATGATGTTTGCCTTGGCCTTCATCGTATTGTTCACTATCGGTGGTTTCTCTGGTTTGATGCTGGCGATTACTCCGGTTGACTTCCAATACCATGATACTTACTTCGTAGTGGCTCACTTCCATTATGTATTGGTAACAGGCGCTATCTTCTCCATTATGGCGGCGACTTACTACTGGCTACCTAAGTGGACGGGTAAGATGTATGACGAAACTTTGGCTAAATGGCATTTCTGGTGCTCTTTGATCTCTGTAAACGTCCTGTTCTTCCCAATGCACTTCATCGGTTTAGCGGGTATGCCAAGACGTATTCCTGACTATGCATTGCAGTTTGCTGATTTCAATAAGTGGATCAGTATTGGTGGCTTTGCATTTGGTTTATCGCAGCTTATTTTCCTTGCTCTGTTGATTAAAGCTTGCCGTAAGAAAGGTGAGCCAGTGTCTGCACAGGTTTGGGATGGTGCGGAAGGCTTGGAATGGGAAATACCTTCTCCTGCTCCTTATCATACCTTCGATACACCGCCTGTTGTGAAGTAGGGGTAAATGATGAGTACCGAACATAACGTTAATAACAATAGCAAGCTGATCCTGAAATTAGTCGGTGTTGTAATCGGTATGTTCGGCTTTGGTTTTGCTTTGGTGCCCTTGTATGACGTGTTTTGCGATCTGACGGGGATCAACGGTAAAACCAAAGACACCGCTGCGGTTTATCAAGGTGTTGAAGTAGATAAAAGTCGGTTGGTGACGGTAGAGTTCATCACCCGTAATAATAAGGGTATGCCTTGGCAATTTGCTTCTGAAACGAAGCGTGTGCAGGTTCATCCAGGGGAAATGCATCAGGTTAATTTTACTGCGCATAACCCTGCTGGTAGACAGATTATTGGACAAGCGGTTCCTTCTGTATCTCCGGGTACAGCAGCGCTTTACCTGAATAAGACCGAGTGTTTCTGCTTTGAACAACAGCCTTTGGGGGCTGGTGAGCAAGTAGTGATGCCGATGAAGTTCTACGTGGATCCGCAGTTGCCTGAAGATATTGAGTTCTTCACTGTGCAATACACCTTGTATGACGTTACTGGTTCAGTCGAAACAGTCGCAATGAACCAATAGCAATTGGAGATAAGAATGTCAGAACAACAATATGAAAAATATTACGTGCCAGACCAAAGTCCCTGGCCGTTTGTTGGGGCGGTAGCTCTATTCCTTATCGTCGTTGGTGCAGGCAACTATGTTGTCGAGGTCTCCAAAGGTAAAGATGGCTACGGCGGAATCATCCTACTGACGGGTATAGCTGTGTTGCTATATATGTTGTGGAACTGGTTCAAAGACCAAATTAATGAATCTATGGCCGGCTTGTATAGCGCGCAATTAAGCCGCTCTTATCGTCAAGGTATGAGCTGGTTTATTTTCTCAGAAGTGATGTTCTTCTGTGCTTTCTTTGGTGCGTTGTTTTATGCCAGAGTGTTTTCTGTTCCATGGTTAGGCGGCGCATCGAACAATGTTTCTACCGCGGCGGTTTTATGGCCTACTTTTGAAGCTGTGTGGCCGTTAGTTACAACGCCAGGTGGTACACAAACTCAAGCAATGCCTCCAGGTGGTTTGCCACTGTACAACACTATTATTCTTTTAGTGTCATCAGTAACTTGCCATTATGCACATGTTGGATTGGAAAAGAATAATCGTAAGAACCTGACCATGTTCCTTGGTTTGACAGTCTTGCTTGGTTTGTTGTTCTTATTCTTCCAGGTTGAAGAATATATTCACGCATACACTGAAATGGGTCTGAAATTAGATTCAGGTATTTATGGCAACACTTTCTTCATGTTGACGGGCTTCCACGGAATGCATGTTACCTTGGGAACTATCTTGTTGATTGTGATGTTTTTCCGTGTATTGAAAGGACATTTTACGCCTGATAATCACTTCGCATTCCAGGCTGCTAGCTGGTACTGGCACTTTGTTGATGTGGTATGGGTGTGTTTGTTTATCTTTGTTTATTTGCTGTAGTCAGCATTTGATAAAGAATGAAGCAATGGCTGCACATGAGAGTGTGCAGCTTTTGTCTGTGTAAAAAGCAGGATTTTAATAAGGTCGAGGGTTAGGGGTAATAATACCTGTAGCGACAGCGACTATGACAATAAAGATAATGATGGCGGATATCAGTACTCTGCGCCCGATAAACTTGCTCATTTTTTGTTTGTCTGCATCCGGTTTAAGCATGATTGTCATGGCTTTAAACAGGTTGTAAATCATAAAGACAAGTAGCAGTGCTAGTACGATCTTAACTATCAAAATAAACCCCACCGAAAAGAAGTGAATATCAAAGTAACAAGGTCTCTGACTATAACGCTAACTTCTACCATAGTCACTTTGATTGCAGTATCAATTATGCTGCGTTTGGGGTTTTGGCAATTGCAGCGAGCGGAAGAAAAAGAACTGCGCTTGATTCAAATTGCCAAGAGAAACGAACAACACCCAATGGGTCTGCACGACATTGATTGGTTGGGTAAAGAGCAAGATGTAAAAGTCAACTTTACAGGAATCTTGCTTAACGATCGGGTTTTCCTTTGGGACAATCGCGTTGTGAAAGGGCAAGTTGGCTATGAAGTGTTGGTGCCCGTTAGCACAAGTGAGGGGATTGTGTTAACCAAGTGGGGCTGGATAGCTGGCACAGGCTATCGTGATAAGCTGCCAGGCATCACATTGCCAAGTAGTGGAGAAGAAATTCAAAGCTTTAGTGGGGTGACATGGTTGCCCGGCAATAATATTTTTGTGCATGAAACGGCCACGACTGAATCAAGTTGGCCGATGGTGATACAGGAAGTCAATATTACCCAGATTGAGCAGTTGTTAGGTAAGCCTTTGTTACCCTTCGTGGTATCACTGGATTTGCCTGATGACAGTGGTTTTATAAATAACCACCATCCTGTGGTGATGCCGCCAGAGAAACACATTGCTTATGCAATTCAGTGGTTTGGTTTGGCATTGGGATGTGTATTGGTATTTATCTTTGCAAGTATAAAAAAGAGTAAGAATGACAGATCAGAAGATTAAAGCTAATCGACGTATCATGCTGCTTTTGGCGGTGACTTTTATTGTGCCGGTCGTATTGGCGAAGTTTGCATTGGAAGGCGATTGGTTTAACCGAGCTGCAACGAATAAAGGCACATTGATGCAACCCGCACTGGATTTTTCATTGCTTTATCCCGAGCGTGATAAGAAATGGTACATCAGCTTTATCACTGATAAACCTTGTGACTCTCAGTGTGAATTGGCTCTGTATAGCTTGAACCAGGTTTGGGTTGCATTGGGCAAAGAGCAAGACCGCGTTAATACAGCTGTCATCGTATCTGATAATGAACAAGCAGAAGTGGTTAAGCAAAGTGAGTTCGCTCATCACTTAACAATTTCTCAGGTTGATAAGGCGACGATGGAACAAGTGTTCCAGAAAGAGCCTATTAATGGACTATTTATTGTCGACGCACTGGGCAACATCATTTTGCGTTACCCATTGAACGAAGAAAAACAACAAGCGGTTCTGAAAAGTCGCGATATTCTCGCTGATATGCGAAAGCTATTGAAATTGTCTCGTATAGGCTAGGGGTGAGCTAATGAAAAAATTGGTACTGGCAAGTATTATTCTTGCATTTGTTGTGGTCATCCTCGGGGCTTATACCCGCTTGTCGGATGCTGGATTAGGCTGTCCTGATTGGCCTGGTTGTTATGGCAAAATGTTAGTTCCATCTCACCCTGAGGCTGTGGATGCCGCAGAAATGGCTTATCCTGAGCGTCCTCTGGAAGCACACAAAGCCTGGAAGGAAATGGTACATCGCTATTTTGCCGGCGCTTTGGGGTTGTTTATTCTGGCAATTGCCTTAATGAGTATCAGAGTCGGGCATGGCAAACCTTTTAAGCTTCCTCTCGTATTGTTGGGGCTGGTTATTTTTCAGGCTGCATTGGGGATGTGGACAGTCACAATGAATTTAATGCCGGCAGTGGTGATGGGGCATTTGCTCGGCGGGTTTAGTGTTTTCTCACTGTTATTCCTTTTGTATTTAAGACTGAAAAATTTCCGTATTCCCGGTGGGGATTATCCCGCACGAAGATTAACCAAATATGCCACTATTGGCCTGTTTGTATTGGTAGGGCAAATTGCCCTTGGCGGATGGACATCGGCAAACTATGCGGCTTTAGCTTGCACTCAATTACCCATCTGTGAAGGCAATTGGGTGGAGCGTCTGGATTTTGCTGATGCATTGAGTATTCCTGTGGCTGATGATTACGAGTTTGGTAAGCATAGCTATGAAGGGCGTATGACGATGCACATTATGCATCGCTTCGGTGCCATTGTGACCTTTATCTATTTGTGCTGGTTGGGTCTGAAGTTATATACAAAGGCTGCATCTGATATGGTGAAAACTCAGGCTGCTGTGATGACCTTTATACTTGGAGTGCAAGTTTTATTAGGTATAAGCAATGTGGTATTTAAATTACCCATTTGGGTGGCGGTAATGCATAATGGCGTTGCTGCACTCCTGCTGCTTACGCTCGTATTAATTAACTATACCCTGTACCGTAAAACATAAGGATCTAATCTGATGCAAAAAGTCGTCGGCGCAGATCAAGCCGCAACCAAAGATTCACAATCGCCCTCGTGGCGCGATTATTACGAAATGACCAAGCCCAAAGTGGTGCTGATGTTATTGCTTACCGCATTGGTGGGCATGTGTCTGGCTGTGGAAGGTGCTCTGGATTTGCAGCTTTTGGTTGCAGGTCTTTTAGGTATTGGCATGCTGTCCTCTTCAGCGGCTGTGATTAACCATGTCGTTGACCATAAGATCGATGCTCAAATGGCGAGAACGAACAAGCGTCCTGTTCCAAATGGACGGGTAACACCTGTGCGAGCGCTACTTTTCGCATTTGGTTTATGCGTTGTTGGCTACGTTATTTTGGAAGTATTTGTTAACCGTCTTACCGCGTTACTTACCTTGGCTAGCCTGGTGGGCTATGCGGTTATTTATACCATGTACCTGAAACGTGCAACGCCACAGAATATAGTAATTGGTGGCTTGGCTGGTGCAGCACCTCCTTTACTCGGCTGGACTACCATGACTGGCGAAGTGCATTCACATGCATTGCTGCTGGTTTTGATTGTTTTCACCTGGACACCCCCTCACTTCTGGGCGCTGGCTGTTCATAGAGTGGAAGACTATTCAAAAGCTGATGTGCCAATGTTGCCAGTAACTCATGGTGTTGAGTTCACGAAAACCTCTATTTTGTTGTACACCATTCTTTTGTTTGTGATTTGCTTACTGCCTTATCTGGTTGGTATGTCTGGTGTCATCTATTTACTGGGCGTAACCGTGCTTAATGGCATGTTTTTGTATTATGCGTGGAAGATGAAGTTTGCATCGACAGAGAAAACAGCTATGTCTACGTTTAAGTTCTCTATCCTGCATTTGATGGTGTTGTATGTTATTTTGCTGGTGGATCATTACATTAAAATAACGCTTTAGGCTGAAGCCAAAAGTAAAAGATACAAAGTAAAAGACAATATATCGTGAAAAACATACTCTTAATTTTACTCGCTATTATTGGGTTAGCCGGAGGAGTCTATCTGGCTAACCATTTGAATCAACCTCAAGATCCTCAGTTTGCTCAGCTCTATCCTCAGGCCAGGGCGTTAAATGATGTGCATTTAACCAATCAACATGGTGAGTTGATCGATGCTAAGTGGTTTGAAGGAAAATGGACGTTAACGTTTGTTGGCTATACCTATTGCCCGGATATTTGCCCGACGACACTAGCTGAACTGAAATCTATTTATCCGCAATTGAAGCAGATTGAATCAGAGTTCCCAGTACAGATTTTGTTTTTATCGGTGGATCCAAAGCGCGATACCATTCCACGCTTGAAGGAATATGTGGATTTCTTTAATCCTGAATTTATTGCTGCGACTGCGGAGCACAAATTCCTGTTCCCCGTGGTGAGAGCGATGGGAATGATGTACTCCATGAGCG
Above is a window of Paraneptunicella aestuarii DNA encoding:
- the cyoE gene encoding heme o synthase, whose translation is MQKVVGADQAATKDSQSPSWRDYYEMTKPKVVLMLLLTALVGMCLAVEGALDLQLLVAGLLGIGMLSSSAAVINHVVDHKIDAQMARTNKRPVPNGRVTPVRALLFAFGLCVVGYVILEVFVNRLTALLTLASLVGYAVIYTMYLKRATPQNIVIGGLAGAAPPLLGWTTMTGEVHSHALLLVLIVFTWTPPHFWALAVHRVEDYSKADVPMLPVTHGVEFTKTSILLYTILLFVICLLPYLVGMSGVIYLLGVTVLNGMFLYYAWKMKFASTEKTAMSTFKFSILHLMVLYVILLVDHYIKITL
- a CDS encoding SCO family protein, with translation MKNILLILLAIIGLAGGVYLANHLNQPQDPQFAQLYPQARALNDVHLTNQHGELIDAKWFEGKWTLTFVGYTYCPDICPTTLAELKSIYPQLKQIESEFPVQILFLSVDPKRDTIPRLKEYVDFFNPEFIAATAEHKFLFPVVRAMGMMYSMSDSTENNDYLVDHSASIVIINPDAQVVGRFVPVNEPGKIAISDGEQILADMPIVIGNYHK